From one Deltaproteobacteria bacterium genomic stretch:
- a CDS encoding NUDIX hydrolase: MADRNPLPTADVVIEVDDRVVLVRRKYPPPGWAIPGGFVEVGETVETAAVREALEETGLRVTLTALLGVYSDPARDPRHHTISTVYVGRAEGAPQGGDDAAEARLFGEGDLPSPLAFDHAKILADYFRYKRTGKRPI; this comes from the coding sequence TTGGCAGATCGCAATCCCCTTCCCACCGCCGACGTCGTCATCGAGGTGGACGACCGCGTCGTCCTGGTCCGGCGGAAGTATCCTCCCCCGGGGTGGGCGATCCCCGGCGGGTTCGTCGAGGTCGGTGAAACCGTCGAAACCGCGGCCGTCCGGGAAGCGCTCGAGGAGACGGGCCTGCGCGTGACCCTCACCGCGCTGCTGGGCGTCTACTCCGACCCGGCCCGCGACCCGCGCCACCACACGATCTCGACGGTCTACGTCGGGCGGGCGGAAGGCGCCCCACAAGGGGGCGACGACGCCGCCGAGGCGCGGCTGTTCGGCGAGGGCGACCTCCCCTCCCCCCTCGCCTTCGACCACGCGAAGATCCTGGCGGACTATTTCAGGTATAAAAGGACGGGGAAGAGGCCGATCTGA